The segment TCCTTGGCAGCAGGGGTGGCTTTGAGCACAAAGATTTGCTTCCATGTTTTTTGCTTtcaagtttatttatttttttgagttttccttttatatttgtTCCAGTTGGCCTTTGCCAAGCAGCAGGGTAAGAATCCTGACCCATGTTAGAAACCTTTCATTCAAGCTTCTCTAAGGAgttcagagcagagggagaCAGGAGCAGTgtctttaaaagcttttaaaattcacaAATACGACTATTTTGTGAATTCCACTTGCTTGTTTATGAAAAAAGGTTTAGGTAATCTTGTATGAACTCATTTAAATTTACAGCCTCCTGGAAGAAAGGACTCTGAATAAACAGATGCACAGCTGAGAATGTTGTGTATGAGGTGGGTGACAGGGCAAGGGGATGTGACAAAGCATCCCTGTGCTGACAGGAGCTGCCTCACCAAGGGAGTCCCAGCTGGGGATGCTTTGGTGAGGACATTTCAGAGGGGACACCTGTCACAGGACAGTGGCTCTGTCCTGTCAGAGGGCAGAGCTTCCTATTCAGGGtgtgctcagctcccagagcagctcactgagcagggtcctgctgtgacctcctgctctcctgctgctctggagctgcctctgcatGGCTGGGGTacaggtgctgtgctgtgggaatcaccttccctgtgctgtgcctcatCCAGGATGGCAGATCCACCTTGGCCTTCAACACTTGCCAAAACATGGAACAGAACTAGAATGGCTTCTCTGGAAATCCCTGTCAAggaacagagaagctgtgctgtcCTGACTCTTTAGGCAGAGCTCCACTTTCACAGATGCCCAAGTTTTCAGAGGGAGCTGGCTGGGTTGGTTCATACcccctgtccttccctgcctgcctccagAGGGGAATGAATTAGAGATTGTCTTCAAGTGCCatctctctgcctccctccctgaTGCCTCTCCATAAATCTGTCCTGCTTTTATGGGAGGGATTCCACAGATAGCCTTGAGGGTGGGAATCTCTGTAGGAAGAAATAGATACTGACATTTAATGCTTCCATTTCCTTGGGAATaaacctttcctttcccctggaTTGGCTGGAGGGTAATGAACTGCCCCTCCATGTAAGGAAGTCTCCCAGTGCTCTCAAAGAGCAGTGGGCTGGGCTGATCATCCCAGGGTGAGCTAAGGATAGGTTTGCTGATTCACAGTCCCGTGGAGACTGAATCTTTTCATCAGGTACCTACACCCAGCACAAATACAGTCAGAGAAACATGTGGCAGCCTGGGCACACTCTGGTTTCCTGCACAGTATTTCAGAAACTTTAAATCTGATGGCATTTCTTGTATGGAAGAAGAGTGGCTGATTAGCCAAACGTCAGACCTGATCCTaatccctctgcctgctcccatgATAAAAACCCTCTAGTGAGTTTATACTTCAGGAATGCAAGTCTTGCAAgcaatttatctttttcttgTAGCTCTTCATGGTTTACTGCAATTGCTATTTGTATTCCAATTAATTACTGGCACAAGTGATTACATGGGGTTCAAGTACAATTAGGACCGGCCTATAATTGTGTTTGGAAGGGCTATGGATGCTTGTACAGATGGTTTTCCTGCTGGATGAGACTGGTCAGTCTCTCCAGCTGTCTTCagcttttcatgttttttctccctcattGTTAATGCAGTGACTTCAGTCTTTCATTGGGGAGTGTTCTTGCTTTCTGCCTCTTAGAGTACATTAGCTTCTAAAGGGAAAAGCATCCTTTTAAACCTGCCAGAGAGACAGTAAATAGTGAGACATAACTTTGTACAAGGCATCTGCTGTCAGGATTGATTAAAAAACTACAAACTAAACCGCTTAAATTTGTTGGAGAGCAGGTGATTCAGTGCCCTCTCAGCATGCCAGGGTTGTTCTTGCTCTTTTCTTACAAGATAATTGTGTGTTCAATGCACTGTGATCCTCAGGAGCTAGCCCAGGCCTTGGAGATGTGCCTGTGTTGGCCTGGTTTTCCCCTCCCATGGGTTTATGAAGCATGAAGAGAGAGTAAAACCACAACTCCACAATGGAAAAGGCTGGATTCCTTAGGAACTCCCCTGAGCTCATCTCCCAGGACCTCATTATCCCCCCAAACCctgtctgcagctcttccttgaGAGCAGCCCAAGGCCAGCATggtgccctgcagctccctgcccctggTCAGCCTGGCCATATGCCCCTGAGGTGGCAGACCTGGTGAGGTGCAGGTCTGATATCCATCCCCCAGGCAAGAacttggagctgctggcccaTAAGGACTCTCCAGAGTGACTGGTGGCcaagctcagctgctgctcccaaagctTGTCAGCACGTTTAGGCTGGCTGAGACCCCCATGCAGacccctgcaggggctgggcagcctcaggaggcagggacagagggcaaggggcagctgtggctgcagtggggcagagGTGGGGGTGCttctctgcctgccctgtgtCTGTGCTTGCTTCCTTGATGGACTGagtctctgctgggagcagttACCTTCTAGGAGAGACTGGAGGTGGCTTAAACTGGAATCTGGTGCCTGCTGGGAAAGTGCTTGTCTGAGATCAGCAAGAATCTTAAAGAAATTTGAGGTGAAAGGCTTCTCAAAACAGTCCCAGTCCCTACAGGGAGGGCTCTGAGCCCTGTTTCCATGGTAGGTGCTTGCCTTGGGCTGCTGTTTGCTGGGCTTTGaggagcctggctgggacaTGCATGGGCAATAGATGCACTCTCCTGGTACTTGGTGAAGCTGCAGTTCAGTGTTTGTGTCTGTGAGAAGGGGGAAGAGCCAGTACATGGAACTGCAGTACCTTAATGACTTTCTTTAACATTTTTCCCAAGGTCTGAGTGCTGGTGTAGTGGATAAAGCTGTAAGCATGTTTGCTCCTGCTGCATGGCAGCAAAGAAAGCAATAATTTGTTTTGGCTCCCTCTTGGGAACTGGTCTTTAAACTTGTATAGCCTCCTAATGTTTATCCCAAATGCCTCTTAGTACTCTGGCTGATTCAATTTTCCCTGCCTTCTGAAGATCCATCTGAAAACATTTgagaaaaacagtgcaaaagCTCTGACTTGCTCCTTTCAATTTAAGCCTCTTACACCATTAGATCCagcaaatgcagcatttttaaatctcctttttttatggatttctggctttttttaacttttccctGTTCCCTTCCCATTAATTCCCACGATAAGAGCAGGGTTTTTCCAAGCTCACTGAATTTAGCCTGACCAAATTGAGCATCAGTTTCACCCTTGCTAAATCCAGTGTGCTTGAAGCTTTcagggccagcagagcccctgtcTCTGGATGGCCATTTAGGCTGGATTCAGGATATTTGGTTGGGGAAATAGTGTGAAAACCAGAGCTCATCTTACCCAACCAAGATGCAATACAGTGTAAGGTGGTGAGATACTGAAGCCTAGATGAAATTTAGAGTGTGGAGTGTTTTTTGAGAAAGCAAAAGGGGGATACCCCTGTGTTTGCCAGCCTATGGTTTGCCCTCACcttgctggggaaaaaacccaaattcctGGGCTGCCTGGTGAGGCTAGGAGTATATATCCCTTTCTCCAAGTCCTTGCCAAGAATACGCACACAAAAAAGTGGAGACATTCTCATTAAGAGagctttttattgttttttatttgcagtgcGGTAATTCACTGGAGTGTGGAAAATGATGTTGCAAGTAATTTCAGTTGAAGCTCTTAAAGCTGTTTTGTGCCTGTAATACTGCATTAGCTCTGAACTGTGTTAGCTTGCTCTGAAGTTTAGTAGCAGGAGTCTTCTTTGAATATATCTGAGAAACCATCAAATCCTCTCTTAGCTAAAAGAGGTCAAGCAAGCTCCTTGGGGAGCAGTTTGATGGGATTGAAACAAATTCCAGCCTTAACACTCTCCTGCATTCAGGTGACCTTGCCCAaagctggggcagggatgggggtgtTCATCCCAGGAACCCACTCCACATGGGAGGCTTCAACATCACCCgaagctctgcccagctggtgGGCAAACTATGGCTTCTGGCACACTTAGGGCCTGGAAAAGGACACACACAGCTGATAGGTCTCAACTTCTGCCTGCACAGGGGAGATGGGACAGGATCTTTGTGGTCACCTCAGGacccccaaaaccacacagTCAATGGGCTGCTTTTGTtgtgtggcctcaccagtgctcaCAAGGCTTCTCAGATAAATCCCAAGAGAAGATCCCTGCCCTAAACCAGCTTGCTGTCTGCATTAGAGATAACAATAGGGGataaacataaaaagaaaaccaaaggatTAAAATCAGTGGACGTTAATAATCTGAATATATTCAAAGATCTGGGCTGAAAAAAGGGAGGCAACAAACCAAGAGTGGAAGTCAAAGGCCCTAATAAGTGGGAGTTACAAAAAACTGAGCCATCTGTTCCAGCTGAAAACAAGAGCATGCTGCTTTTGTGAGTAGTATTTTCCTTCTACTAAAACTTTAAAATGCTGAGTAAAATTTCTACAATtggtttaaatttatttaaattgctaaaaaagggaaatttagaATGCCATATTTAAATGCAAccaatttttctcttctgacttttaaatttaaaggaaGATTAAGCAACGTTGAGAGTTTTTCATGACATGGCAGGAGTGCTATTTGACTTTGGGCTGAGGTTTCCACAGGAAAGCAAGAGCAGAGGTAGGAGTGAACTCTTGGTTCCATGGAAGTCCTGGTATGATCTCAGTGATTTCACAGGAGAAAGGCCCCCCCCTTGGCAGTCGTTGCCCTTGCAAAAGGCAATTTTCTGGTAAATACATTACAGCTATAGTGCTAGTGCCCCAGGACAAGTCCAGGGTAAAGCCACCTTCTCCTTTTCCACACAGCACCCCCTGCTTCAGTAGGTATCTGGGTCAGGGTACAGGAGGAAGCCCATGAAGGTGGAATCATTGAGGTTGTCAGCATAGACGCCATTCTTGTCCCCGTTCCCGTACACCTGAAGCCAGACCTCGTCCCCGGAGCTGAGGTGCAGCAGGACGGAGCCGCTGGCTTGGTCCACGTTGTTGTTCTGGAATTGGTCATAGGTGAAGATGACGGCCTTGTCCTTCCTGTAGAGGCTGACCTTGACATCTGACAGGTACACCGTGAGGTGGTAGGAGAAGAAGTAGGTGCCGGGCACGTTGCAGAGGAACTTGCCCGTGCTGGGGTCGTAGTGGCCCTGCTCGTTGTAGAAGATCTTGCTGAAGCGGATGGGGACGTTGGGGGCAGGGCCTCGCTCCGTCAGCCCCACGCTGAAGGCAGAGCGCTGCACAAAAGCATCTTTGCCCTTCTGCCCTGGCattccaggaattccaggagtTCCGGGGGGTCCGGGAAAGCCTCGACTTCCTACTGGGCCTGGTTCACCTTTGGGACCTGCCGGACCTGCGGGACAGAGTTGGGGGCTGGGAGTTGTGCTTGCACTGTgttggaagctgctgctgaaaggcaGAGGGGGCTGTGGCaagagccctgcccagcacagagctgaggaaggGCTCAGGGACCTCAAGAGCCCCCAGGGGCTGAGGCAGTGAGTGGAAACCCTGCTCACCCCTCACCCTGGctgtgggctgagctgctgagagcagcacatcAAAAAAACCATCATTAACTGggcaaaaaacccacaccaaacTCTTTGACTCAGGTTATGGAATCTCCACCCCAGAAGATAATCAAAAGTCATCTGGATAAAGGTCAGGCATGGACCCACCAGACATGAAACCTCttgggactgggactgggactgggactggagCAATGACATACCACCTGCTCCTCACCAACCTTCATCTCCTTTATCTCCCTTGAGTCCATCTCTTCCATCTCTCCCATCCCGGCCAGGGGAGCCGTTGTGGCCAGGGTAGCCGGGTGCTCCTCCCATCCAGTTGGCACATGGCATTTTGGGGTCAGGCTGGGAGTTGTCCTGGGCAGCCACCCCTGTGGAGTGgggggccagcagcagcaacgAGCACAGCAGGAAGCCTACTAGGCCCCTCATTGCTGGTTCCTGATGTGGACAACTGCTTTGGTAACTTTAAAGGtcaatagagaaaaaaaagtgaatacTCTTCCCACCCTCACCCAAATAACAGAGGCACAGAAGACTAAATTTCAGTCAGTACCTCTGAAGGAAAGCagtttgtgctgctcctgtgagcTCCATGAGCCAAGCTGGacccctggggcacagccagagcagaggggagcaaAGACCAGCTACTCCCCCAGCCCTTTTGGGCTCTGTGCACAGGCACAGATGTTTCAGACCCAGCACACCAGATCCCAGGATATCTGTGGCTGATCTCCTGGTAAAGCTCTGCTCAATTAGCCACAAAAAGCCCTGACTCCTGCCTGGGTGAGTGAGCAGCTAGTAGGAGGCACGGGGCTGGCAGAGTTGTCTCAAACCCTGCACAGCCTCGAAGCCAGGCAGGGGTGGGTTCTCTCTGCACGTACAGCCTGCTTACCTGGGTCTACCTAACATGAACAGAAACCACAGCCAGGCTTCACAGCTTCCCTGAGCCACAATTTGAAATTATGATACTGGAGTTTTTCTCATCTGAATTGTTTTTTGATTATGGGAAGACAAATTGTGCAGTGTTGATGCACTGTAGGATTGCATTTCTCTTTAATCTGGCTGCTTTGCTGGTCAGAGCAATTAATGCAGCTGCCCAAAACCAGGTTGGTGGTGACactctgcagccagcctggctttgtcctatgctcccagcccctggtgGGCTTTGAGTCAGGCTTTTAGAAcacaagatattttaaaattaccacTGTTGTGTGATACTGCTCCCCGGGCAGGGTTTATACTCTGGAACAGGAGAGGTATCTGTTAGAAGCATTTTAAGTGGCACAATAGGCAATAAAAAGTGAGCAGCAGCATGGCAATTAGAGTCCCTTAGCTCTgtaattttcaagaaaaataatattttggagCAATTTCTTTGTAGGGTTGATTTTCCTAGGCAAGCTATTCAAAtgtcttattttaaataatgtcttCTTAGCTCCAGTGTAATTGCTTCTAAGGAAGCTAAAGAAATGTGCTGGATTTAGCTGGggcagagttaattttctttgacCATGTGTCATGTTTTgtatttgtgctgaacacagggttgatacCACAGGggtgtttttgttattgctaagcagtgcttgcacagcatcaaggctttttctgctcctcatgCCACCAGTGAGGAGCCTGGGGGTGCCCAaggagttgggaggggacacagccaggacaactGAGCCCAGTTGACCTCAGGGATATTCCAAACcatggcatcatgctcagctCTAAACCAGGGGTAAGGCtggccccaggctgctccttggGGGTGGCCAGTTATCAGTTGGTGCTGAGCAACTGTCTTAATTTGCACCActtgtctttctctctttgttattttcctttccattacAACTTCTTATTGttattattgctattttatttcaattactACATTGTTCTTATCTTTCCCCATGAGTGTTCTCACTTTTACAGTGCAATTCTCTCTCTCCCATTCTGCTGTAGCAGGGGTGAGTGAGTGGCTCTGTGGGGCTTGGTTGCtagctggggttaaaccacaacagtaACAAAGAGCTTTCCATGATTTCAGTTATTCTtgcaaaaaaagtatttctatgAGGATATTGAAGGGGCTttgataaaacaaaattaaaagctctTTTTAATGGCTTCGGTGGGCAGTGCCTAACACCTAAAATCAGGAAACTCCCAAATCTGTGcccacccagccaggctccagcagccaccCAGCACTCTGAGATGGGGCCAGTGCCCTGCcttgggggcagttttggggcTGAGAGTTCTGTGAGGTCCAgtgggcacagcctgagccttAGGCAGTGTTCCAGTGTCCCTGTACTTTGGGAAATGTCCCTTTGCAGCAAGAGATGTAGTGACTGTCCAGGGACCAGCATGGAGCAGTGAAACTGATGTCTGGAAATCCTTAAAGTGGCTTGGTTTGCTAAGCCAGGTGTGCACAGTGATCACACCTTGCCATGCCCAGTGGGTCCCTTGTCCCCCCTGCCTGGGTCCCCTCCAGCTCATGCACATACCCCTCCAAACCAGCACAGGCTGTCTGGGGACACCTTACTATGTTAAAACATGGTGGTGATCATAAAAATGTGGCTCAAAATTGTGTTTCTTGAGCTGTGTTTTGGTGATTTTGTTGGGGTTAGTTCTGCTTCCTAGTGCCCTGCCTAGAATTCAAATATCATCTCAATTTTAGTGGTGTGCCCCACAGCCAGGTCTTCTCCTGGTACAAAATAACCCCCTTGTAAGGCCACAAGCAGT is part of the Serinus canaria isolate serCan28SL12 chromosome 9, serCan2020, whole genome shotgun sequence genome and harbors:
- the ADIPOQ gene encoding adiponectin — encoded protein: MRGLVGFLLCSLLLLAPHSTGVAAQDNSQPDPKMPCANWMGGAPGYPGHNGSPGRDGRDGRDGLKGDKGDEGPAGPKGEPGPVGSRGFPGPPGTPGIPGMPGQKGKDAFVQRSAFSVGLTERGPAPNVPIRFSKIFYNEQGHYDPSTGKFLCNVPGTYFFSYHLTVYLSDVKVSLYRKDKAVIFTYDQFQNNNVDQASGSVLLHLSSGDEVWLQVYGNGDKNGVYADNLNDSTFMGFLLYPDPDTY